One segment of Ascidiaceihabitans donghaensis DNA contains the following:
- a CDS encoding site-specific DNA-methyltransferase, protein MTGKYDDLHKTQLIKLLEKHDRTKKLGLVWERDEIDADKALDHDFIVAQINGDLSDKPAPWDNLVIEGDNYDALRWLRMTHRGRVKCIYIDPPYNTGKKDWVYNDRYMSAEDRFRQSTWLEFLYRRLTLARDLLAEDGVILISINDEQRALLELMADEALPGMRLTSFTWRTRTGGNDAKGAFVSDNHEHILAFGKPAFRFGGYEKTYEKYVFWDEKQKDHYRLSDISQPKDMSERLNGFYAMFDPSTGIYYPPNPQRVWPSPFPKGSKYDAAEAPDVMPVFPPDEATAGLVPLGDQIGKWVQQKRIEFPTEQRVEVWSSREELLDAIERSDVPMARKTRKIWADMPHLDFWVGKKIGFGLPQWVRYKRELKNSTQPISSWITPLSEKSTLPLSDETDANAHIVSGTNQEGTTEIQDIFGSKAFTYPKPVSLIRELVRQSTALDDLVLDFFAGSATTAQAVMELNAEDGGDRRFIMASSTEATEDDPDKNICRDVTAERVRRLNASDDKKYADLAAGFAYLRTKQIDFEDLDYDLNPSDAWTCLEAFHGLPLTPYDAEQSWNVHEGDGATLVLVDRFDLSLIEWLRPRTLQNVHVYAWAPGQITQHLDGMHIDVSPVRETLVKAFRA, encoded by the coding sequence ATGACTGGCAAATACGACGATCTCCACAAGACCCAACTGATCAAGCTTTTGGAGAAGCACGACCGCACCAAGAAGCTTGGGCTGGTCTGGGAGCGGGATGAGATTGATGCGGACAAGGCATTGGACCACGACTTCATCGTCGCCCAGATCAACGGTGATTTGTCGGACAAGCCCGCACCATGGGATAATCTGGTGATCGAGGGCGACAATTATGACGCCCTGCGGTGGTTGCGGATGACGCACCGTGGTCGGGTGAAGTGCATCTACATCGACCCGCCCTATAACACGGGTAAAAAAGACTGGGTCTATAACGACCGATACATGAGTGCTGAGGATCGCTTTCGCCAATCAACCTGGCTAGAGTTTCTGTATCGCCGTTTGACCCTTGCTCGTGACCTGTTGGCCGAGGATGGCGTGATCCTGATTTCCATCAATGATGAGCAGCGGGCTTTGCTGGAGTTGATGGCAGATGAGGCGCTTCCAGGGATGCGGCTTACCTCTTTTACCTGGCGGACTAGAACAGGTGGAAACGATGCCAAGGGTGCATTCGTCTCTGACAACCACGAACATATACTGGCCTTCGGTAAGCCAGCGTTTCGGTTTGGTGGATATGAAAAAACCTACGAAAAATACGTTTTTTGGGATGAAAAACAAAAGGATCACTATCGCCTAAGTGACATAAGCCAACCCAAAGATATGTCCGAAAGGCTTAACGGCTTCTATGCAATGTTCGACCCATCAACGGGTATCTATTACCCACCTAATCCTCAACGAGTTTGGCCCTCACCGTTTCCAAAAGGCTCGAAGTATGATGCCGCAGAAGCACCAGATGTTATGCCTGTATTTCCGCCTGATGAGGCAACGGCTGGACTTGTGCCGTTAGGCGATCAGATCGGTAAGTGGGTTCAGCAGAAACGTATTGAGTTTCCAACTGAGCAACGCGTGGAAGTGTGGTCATCTCGTGAGGAATTGCTAGATGCGATAGAACGTTCTGATGTTCCAATGGCTCGGAAAACCCGTAAGATTTGGGCTGATATGCCCCATCTCGACTTTTGGGTAGGTAAGAAGATCGGCTTTGGATTGCCTCAATGGGTTCGTTACAAGCGTGAACTAAAGAACTCTACCCAGCCAATTTCTTCATGGATCACACCTCTTTCCGAAAAATCCACACTGCCCTTAAGTGACGAAACCGACGCAAATGCACATATTGTCTCTGGAACGAATCAGGAGGGTACAACCGAAATTCAAGATATATTTGGGTCAAAGGCTTTCACCTACCCTAAACCCGTTTCGTTAATCCGTGAACTGGTGCGGCAATCGACTGCCTTGGATGATCTCGTCCTCGACTTCTTCGCTGGCTCAGCCACCACGGCTCAGGCAGTCATGGAACTCAATGCCGAGGATGGAGGTGACCGCCGCTTCATCATGGCGTCGTCAACCGAAGCCACCGAAGATGACCCCGACAAGAACATCTGTCGGGATGTCACCGCCGAACGTGTGAGACGATTGAATGCGTCGGACGACAAGAAATATGCGGACCTTGCAGCGGGCTTTGCTTACCTGCGAACCAAGCAGATCGACTTTGAGGACCTGGACTATGACCTGAACCCGTCTGATGCTTGGACCTGTTTGGAAGCTTTCCACGGTCTGCCACTTACGCCATACGATGCGGAGCAGTCGTGGAACGTGCATGAGGGCGATGGTGCCACGCTGGTGCTGGTGGATCGATTCGACCTGTCCTTGATCGAATGGCTGCGTCCACGGACTCTGCAAAACGTCCATGTCTACGCTTGGGCACCAGGTCAGATCACGCAGCACCTTGATGGGATGCACATCGATGTATCGCCCGTGCGGGAAACACTTGTGAAAGCCTTTCGCGCATGA
- a CDS encoding recombinase family protein yields the protein MTRCAIYCRYSTDMQKESSLVDQEREAREYAERHGWTVVGVYADAAMSGGSSNRPDFERLKADADRGAFDVVLSESLDRLSRNLSVSSQLLDELNFAGVRLFTIQYGEMNKMLVGVIGAVSDQFSSDLRDKVKRGQKGRVLHGKVAGGVGYGYTVGEPGERKIDPEQALVVHRIFNMFADGVSPRAIAKILNDEGIEGPKGNVWKDTTIRGQRDRGTGLLNNEAYVGRLIYGRTQYTKNPKTGRRVSRPQPEENWTVTEVPELRIINDELWHRVKERQAVNTIVMPRDGDNRAMNRVHRKVHPLSGVLICGCCGGPLAITAKNRYGCSGYRASRTCENSRTIPRKEVEDRVFEGLRSGLLNSDYLDTFVAEFQREVDRLRKATTSELASNKKRLANVARQIDRIVDHIVNGTDTKSITSKLVDLEAEKESLEAEVSQSEDSTTVIPIHNIGQVYRAKIRQLTDGLSDPAIKLQAIEAIQGLIDHIKVTPTNTGFDVELHGELGAIMEMVDQNDRRPAVYTAGRSLSVVAGVGFEPTTFRL from the coding sequence ATGACTCGGTGTGCGATTTACTGTCGATATTCGACTGATATGCAGAAAGAATCGTCTCTCGTTGATCAAGAACGAGAGGCACGTGAGTATGCAGAACGGCATGGTTGGACCGTAGTTGGTGTTTATGCTGACGCGGCCATGAGTGGCGGATCATCTAATCGCCCCGACTTTGAACGTCTCAAAGCAGATGCTGATCGTGGTGCATTCGACGTGGTTCTTTCTGAATCCCTTGATCGCTTGTCTCGCAACCTTTCAGTTAGTTCCCAACTTCTTGATGAACTCAATTTCGCGGGCGTTCGACTGTTCACGATCCAGTACGGTGAGATGAACAAGATGCTTGTCGGTGTCATAGGGGCAGTCTCAGATCAGTTTTCGTCGGACCTGCGTGATAAAGTTAAGCGTGGTCAAAAGGGGCGTGTTCTCCATGGTAAAGTCGCTGGAGGGGTGGGCTACGGTTATACCGTCGGCGAACCAGGCGAACGAAAAATTGACCCCGAGCAAGCGTTGGTTGTGCATCGCATTTTCAACATGTTCGCCGACGGGGTCAGCCCAAGGGCGATTGCCAAAATTCTGAATGACGAGGGCATTGAAGGTCCAAAAGGCAACGTTTGGAAGGACACTACCATTCGTGGCCAACGTGATCGGGGCACTGGCCTGCTGAACAACGAAGCTTACGTTGGGCGACTGATTTACGGTCGCACCCAATACACGAAGAACCCGAAGACTGGGCGTCGGGTATCTCGGCCCCAACCTGAAGAGAATTGGACCGTCACTGAAGTGCCTGAACTGCGGATCATTAACGACGAACTCTGGCACCGTGTGAAAGAACGACAAGCCGTGAATACAATTGTCATGCCACGTGATGGCGACAACCGCGCAATGAACCGTGTGCACAGGAAGGTGCATCCTTTGTCTGGGGTCCTGATCTGTGGATGCTGTGGTGGCCCATTGGCCATTACCGCAAAGAATCGATACGGATGTTCTGGTTACCGCGCATCTCGCACATGTGAAAATAGTCGGACCATTCCTCGGAAAGAAGTGGAAGATCGGGTCTTCGAAGGGCTTCGCTCTGGTCTGTTGAACTCTGACTACCTTGATACCTTTGTTGCCGAGTTTCAGAGAGAGGTAGACCGCCTACGCAAGGCAACCACATCGGAACTGGCGTCGAACAAGAAACGTCTGGCCAATGTGGCACGTCAGATTGATCGCATAGTGGATCACATCGTCAACGGGACCGATACCAAGAGCATCACAAGTAAGCTTGTTGACTTGGAAGCCGAGAAGGAATCATTGGAAGCTGAAGTCAGTCAGTCCGAAGACAGCACCACTGTCATCCCGATACATAATATCGGTCAGGTCTATCGTGCCAAGATCAGACAACTTACTGATGGCCTGAGTGACCCTGCTATCAAGCTCCAAGCCATTGAGGCCATTCAGGGCCTAATCGACCACATCAAGGTAACTCCAACAAACACTGGCTTTGACGTGGAACTTCACGGTGAACTGGGTGCAATCATGGAAATGGTAGACCAAAACGACCGACGCCCCGCAGTTTATACTGCGGGGCGTTCGTTGTCAGTGGTTGCGGGAGTAGGATTTGAACCTACGACCTTCAGGTTATGA
- a CDS encoding DegT/DnrJ/EryC1/StrS family aminotransferase yields MSPKFPLATSSWDEKEQEALQRVIASDMFSMGQEVKTFEAQFAKQFGSTYAVMVNSGSSANLLMTAALFYTKTPKLQRGDEIIVPAVSWSTTYYPLAQYGLHQKFVDIDLNTLNYDLDQLEAAITDKTRAIMVVNLLGNPNDFARIKSIIGDRDIIIIEDNCESMGATYQGKEAGTFGVMGTYSAFFSHHISTMEGGIVVTDDEELYHVMLSLRAHGWTRNLPKFNKVTGEKSDDPFEESFRFVLPGYNLRPLEMSGALGQEQLKKLPGLIEGRRANGAMVQRELGQHPLFMIQQEIGHSSWFGFSLVLRPDADMQRPELVKRLMAAGFECRPIVAGNFTKNEVMQHIDHSIHGSLTNADYIDANGLFVGNHHYPITEAIAALKAL; encoded by the coding sequence ATGAGCCCTAAATTCCCATTGGCCACATCATCGTGGGACGAAAAAGAACAAGAAGCGCTGCAACGTGTCATTGCATCGGACATGTTTTCGATGGGGCAAGAAGTGAAAACCTTCGAAGCCCAATTTGCCAAGCAGTTCGGCAGCACCTATGCCGTTATGGTAAATTCCGGATCGTCAGCCAACCTTTTGATGACGGCGGCATTGTTCTACACGAAAACACCAAAATTGCAGCGCGGCGATGAAATTATCGTACCGGCCGTCAGCTGGTCCACAACGTACTATCCGCTTGCGCAATACGGGCTGCACCAAAAGTTTGTCGATATCGACCTGAACACACTGAACTATGATCTGGATCAGCTTGAAGCCGCGATTACAGACAAAACCCGCGCTATCATGGTGGTTAATCTTTTGGGAAACCCCAACGATTTTGCCCGCATAAAAAGCATTATCGGGGATCGCGATATCATCATCATAGAAGACAATTGCGAAAGCATGGGGGCCACGTATCAGGGCAAAGAGGCTGGAACCTTCGGCGTCATGGGCACCTATTCGGCCTTTTTCTCACACCACATCTCGACGATGGAAGGTGGTATTGTCGTCACCGACGATGAAGAATTGTATCATGTTATGTTGTCGCTGCGTGCGCATGGCTGGACCCGGAATTTGCCCAAGTTTAACAAGGTTACAGGCGAAAAGTCCGATGATCCGTTTGAAGAAAGTTTCCGGTTTGTGTTGCCGGGCTACAACCTGCGGCCGCTGGAAATGTCCGGGGCGCTGGGCCAGGAACAACTGAAAAAACTACCCGGTCTGATCGAAGGCCGCCGCGCGAATGGCGCCATGGTGCAGCGTGAATTGGGACAGCATCCGTTGTTCATGATCCAGCAGGAAATCGGACACAGCAGCTGGTTTGGCTTCAGTCTTGTGCTCCGTCCGGATGCTGACATGCAGCGCCCTGAATTGGTAAAACGCTTGATGGCCGCAGGGTTCGAATGCCGCCCGATCGTTGCAGGTAACTTCACCAAGAACGAAGTCATGCAACACATCGACCATTCCATTCACGGATCGCTAACCAATGCCGACTACATCGACGCCAACGGTCTGTTTGTGGGCAACCATCACTATCCGATCACCGAAGCCATCGCCGCTTTGAAAGCGCTTTAG
- a CDS encoding helix-turn-helix transcriptional regulator: protein MANKVPNNIARFRKALNLSQATLAGRLNISVTQLSRLERGTSSLTQERMMELARAFEIEPHELFRYATSREKLELDLMREVIVQLDEMVIRLGISLSPQQRGDLTIALYRLETKFLSEADLAEHEVDLKKFEDMVKALG from the coding sequence ATGGCCAACAAGGTGCCGAACAACATTGCAAGATTTCGCAAGGCACTAAACCTGTCTCAGGCTACGTTAGCAGGTCGTCTCAACATATCCGTCACTCAGTTATCTCGACTAGAACGTGGGACATCATCACTCACGCAGGAACGGATGATGGAACTTGCCAGAGCCTTCGAGATCGAGCCGCACGAGTTGTTCCGTTATGCGACGTCCAGGGAGAAGCTTGAGTTGGACCTGATGCGTGAGGTCATCGTCCAACTCGATGAAATGGTAATAAGGCTGGGCATCTCGTTGTCACCACAACAACGGGGGGACCTCACCATTGCGTTGTATCGTCTTGAAACCAAATTTCTGAGCGAAGCCGACCTGGCAGAGCATGAGGTCGATCTGAAGAAATTCGAGGATATGGTGAAAGCCCTTGGGTGA
- a CDS encoding DEAD/DEAH box helicase family protein: MSDRYALARYQTNAVEALTGVVTKVARLHDTDPDQRNQIALKQGVTLLQSPTGSGKTLVLGRMLEGLRGALSRPTVWLWFTPYTGLVAQTRDALTEQAGSLRLRDVGKDREAPGTHDGDVFIQTWKTVAANDANARKVRRKSESKLSLDELIAEWRSKGFFVGVVIDEAHLNFGASAKAAARFYLDILRPDFTILATATPNDDKLKAFSTQAGVDVASRIVIPRSEVVDAGLNKVGLKLGVIQFRPGDEVLIDHEQATLTAAWSQHLRIKDQLNARGITLTPLLLVQVEDQAKGEDDPVERVKAKLHDVGVPPSAIATHTSGEPDPNFHTLAYDPDIEVLVFKVAVATGFDAPRAWSLVSVRPNRGTDFGLQIVGRIMRVHPLVRPFHKQDELLDSGYVFLTDPNMQVGLQSAVDEIKAVQESIELITDRLDFMDIDPTPPAEAAAEPREYLPAPPQTQQERTTRLESLVASGMVHASVTELPLQAQDEAIQKGEAWQSAVQVPLFTGLPASAAATADPIPANPNLRAYPLKQDLGLPKALWRELAPDPTSINAMIDDIAKSFCQRADLKSLLMKRKTKAHLSFEDLFREVVAEGRSDDGGIDFGVRLSNAKIAERAQLAFQFNDAIDIRALKRALLNELKSIVENDGLDVTETDMRRAIDLAGMLQPEALKEAIKEANGRNTRLDNSAEIPLQYFGPDGLAPANRSAYGVYPARMNLEERSFAELLDQDNSGAVKWWLRNPENETWATRLMLPSGKRFFPDFVVGVVNRTSKDSIALIEIKDDGSTGRLQSDNNIEKIRVHHREYRNVFWTYRSDGVWVRAAYEGSLHRIVDQKQFEIAEIVFIN; this comes from the coding sequence ATGAGTGACCGCTACGCTTTGGCGAGATACCAGACCAATGCGGTCGAAGCTTTGACTGGCGTGGTGACGAAGGTTGCACGGCTTCACGACACAGACCCAGACCAACGCAACCAGATTGCCTTGAAGCAGGGCGTGACACTGCTGCAAAGCCCGACGGGCTCTGGCAAGACCCTGGTGCTGGGGCGAATGCTTGAGGGCCTCAGGGGCGCTTTGAGCCGCCCTACCGTTTGGTTATGGTTTACGCCCTATACGGGCCTAGTTGCTCAGACACGGGACGCACTTACAGAACAAGCAGGCTCACTTCGGCTGCGTGATGTTGGTAAAGATCGGGAAGCACCTGGCACACATGATGGTGATGTGTTTATCCAGACTTGGAAGACGGTCGCCGCAAACGACGCGAATGCGAGAAAGGTTAGACGTAAATCTGAGAGCAAGCTTTCGTTGGATGAACTGATTGCTGAATGGCGGTCTAAAGGTTTTTTTGTTGGCGTGGTAATCGACGAGGCGCATCTGAATTTTGGGGCCAGTGCCAAGGCCGCAGCAAGATTTTATCTTGATATCTTGCGACCTGATTTCACAATCCTCGCGACTGCAACCCCCAACGATGACAAGCTAAAGGCATTTAGCACTCAGGCAGGTGTTGACGTGGCCAGCCGTATTGTAATCCCACGTTCTGAAGTCGTCGACGCAGGTCTGAATAAAGTCGGCTTGAAGCTGGGTGTGATCCAGTTCCGACCTGGTGATGAAGTTTTGATTGATCATGAACAGGCTACGTTGACTGCGGCGTGGTCCCAGCACCTTCGGATCAAGGACCAGTTGAATGCTCGTGGTATAACGCTGACACCGCTGCTGTTGGTGCAGGTCGAAGATCAGGCCAAAGGTGAAGATGATCCCGTTGAGCGGGTCAAGGCAAAGCTGCACGATGTTGGCGTTCCACCATCAGCGATTGCCACCCATACATCAGGTGAACCCGATCCAAACTTCCACACGTTGGCTTATGATCCTGACATCGAAGTGCTGGTGTTCAAGGTTGCTGTGGCGACTGGGTTTGATGCCCCCCGTGCCTGGAGCCTGGTATCCGTGCGTCCCAACCGTGGGACGGATTTCGGTCTTCAGATTGTTGGACGCATTATGCGGGTGCATCCGTTGGTGCGACCATTCCACAAGCAAGACGAACTTCTCGACTCTGGGTATGTGTTCCTTACTGATCCAAACATGCAGGTCGGCCTTCAGTCCGCCGTGGACGAGATCAAAGCGGTGCAGGAAAGCATCGAGTTGATCACGGATCGGCTCGATTTCATGGATATCGATCCAACGCCTCCTGCGGAAGCGGCTGCAGAACCACGTGAATACCTGCCAGCACCACCTCAGACACAGCAGGAACGCACCACACGCCTTGAAAGCCTTGTGGCGTCAGGCATGGTCCACGCATCTGTCACGGAACTACCGTTGCAGGCACAAGACGAGGCAATTCAAAAAGGTGAAGCATGGCAAAGTGCCGTGCAGGTGCCATTGTTCACTGGCTTGCCTGCGTCAGCAGCAGCTACTGCTGACCCTATTCCCGCCAATCCCAACTTGCGAGCCTATCCGTTGAAGCAAGACCTTGGATTGCCCAAAGCCCTGTGGCGGGAGCTTGCTCCTGATCCAACCAGCATCAATGCCATGATAGACGACATCGCAAAGTCGTTTTGTCAGCGGGCTGATCTCAAGTCACTGCTGATGAAACGGAAGACAAAAGCCCATCTCAGCTTCGAGGACTTGTTTCGTGAAGTCGTGGCGGAAGGCCGTAGCGATGATGGTGGCATTGACTTTGGTGTTCGCCTTTCAAACGCAAAGATTGCTGAACGCGCCCAGCTTGCGTTCCAATTCAATGACGCTATCGACATCCGCGCACTCAAGCGGGCCTTGCTTAACGAACTAAAGTCCATTGTAGAAAACGACGGGTTGGATGTCACGGAAACGGACATGCGTCGTGCGATAGACCTTGCAGGAATGTTGCAGCCTGAAGCCCTGAAGGAAGCGATCAAAGAAGCGAACGGACGCAATACGCGCCTCGACAACTCAGCCGAAATCCCACTGCAATACTTCGGTCCAGATGGTTTGGCTCCAGCGAACCGATCAGCCTATGGCGTCTACCCTGCAAGAATGAATCTTGAAGAACGATCCTTTGCCGAATTGCTCGATCAGGACAATTCAGGCGCAGTGAAGTGGTGGCTGCGTAACCCTGAAAATGAAACGTGGGCGACACGTCTGATGTTGCCTTCGGGAAAACGATTCTTCCCAGACTTCGTGGTAGGTGTGGTTAATCGGACAAGCAAAGACAGTATTGCCCTTATCGAGATTAAGGACGATGGCAGCACAGGGCGTCTTCAGTCGGATAACAACATCGAAAAGATTAGGGTTCACCACCGAGAATATCGTAACGTGTTCTGGACCTACCGTTCCGATGGCGTCTGGGTTCGTGCGGCATACGAAGGTAGCTTGCACCGTATCGTCGATCAGAAACAGTTCGAGATCGCCGAGATTGTCTTCATCAACTGA
- a CDS encoding heparin lyase I family protein produces the protein MVSGFTRRGEVAQRFEIRDGDCGRSRGWDDCANDRGRVERREHPLNGFSEPHEGIWYGYSIYIPSDFVSLGRANTHLSQVKVDGEAFPLWQLTFNDSPYILYSDDTYCSLGSMATWRGRWNDVTVYAHYGEGGEDLYFQLYRNDALLCERRSPLMPPSMWGRSQRIGFKYGIYNSFVSQYLENHDQLPTHVILYDEMLAGSRREDVDVRMREAAGLPPVD, from the coding sequence ATGGTAAGCGGCTTCACCCGTCGTGGTGAAGTGGCACAGCGGTTCGAGATCAGAGATGGTGACTGTGGCCGCAGCAGGGGCTGGGACGACTGTGCCAATGACCGAGGACGGGTAGAACGGCGAGAACACCCCCTGAACGGCTTCTCTGAGCCTCACGAGGGCATCTGGTATGGCTACTCGATATACATTCCATCCGACTTCGTGAGTCTTGGTCGTGCCAACACACACCTGTCTCAGGTCAAGGTCGATGGTGAGGCTTTTCCGCTTTGGCAGCTTACGTTCAATGACAGCCCCTACATCCTGTATTCTGACGACACCTATTGCAGCCTTGGGTCCATGGCGACATGGCGTGGGCGGTGGAACGATGTCACCGTCTATGCCCACTATGGTGAGGGTGGCGAAGACTTGTATTTCCAACTCTACCGCAACGATGCCTTGCTCTGTGAACGTCGCAGTCCCTTGATGCCCCCAAGCATGTGGGGTCGCAGCCAACGGATCGGCTTCAAGTATGGCATCTACAACTCCTTCGTCAGTCAATATCTGGAGAACCATGATCAACTTCCGACGCATGTCATCCTCTACGATGAGATGCTGGCTGGGTCGCGGCGTGAGGACGTAGATGTCAGGATGCGTGAGGCTGCTGGATTGCCGCCAGTTGACTGA
- a CDS encoding AAA family ATPase, with protein MTTRYQLKMQHCYGIPALNHEFTFENNNMPVAIYAPNGLMKTSLARSFKDFSKGQAPSDLVYPERASSFQVLDENGEQIPNDAVFVVDSINEKYSSAKMSTLLASEELKAEYDEVFNSVGLKREALLKVLKKKAGMTKGIEEAFSTAVGLPQNEFLTALGTVEREVKKDAYAQYSDITYKVLFDPKVVELLDDDEIQKLISQYSEVYDQLLEESQFFKRGVFNHTNAGLVAKNLKDNGWFRGGHTVTLKTGDGVIEISNEAELGAQIEDEKQRILTDKTLGDMFAKVDGKLSTKPLQLFREHLLEHPYLVPELHDINALKRRVWIGYLTTMKSEFVALLDEYDASVEKLKGIVVKAEAELTHWEKVISKFNKRFTVPFKVGVKNKADAVLGIEGPQIEFIFKDTDGNADRRMAPDKLSQVLSNGERRALYILNIIFEVEALTNAQHETLLVVDDIADSFDYKNKYAIIEYLKDISRVDHFHLMVLTHNFDFYRTVKGRLNVFNPNKLIAGRFENEIRFQGDSMGDNPIGAWTGALDDPKCMVGCIPFVRNLAEYSGDNETFTSLTNLLHVKAASDAVTFDDLKTVFQGTLSPNMTNDCYSGDESVLVKVTSMCGDIIDAPLDEVELLDKVILSMGIRLATERFIISKLADPNFANGIAKRQTSKLIKQYDRENDDEVAMALFEQVLLMTPENIHMNSFMFEPILDMAPMHLHDLYRGITALNN; from the coding sequence ATGACAACAAGATACCAACTAAAGATGCAGCATTGTTACGGCATTCCCGCACTGAATCATGAGTTCACATTCGAAAACAACAACATGCCAGTAGCAATATATGCTCCGAACGGACTGATGAAGACCTCCCTGGCGCGTTCGTTCAAGGATTTTTCTAAGGGCCAAGCCCCAAGTGACCTAGTATACCCTGAACGAGCATCGTCTTTCCAAGTGTTGGATGAGAACGGAGAGCAAATACCTAATGATGCAGTGTTTGTCGTGGACTCGATCAATGAGAAATATTCGTCCGCAAAGATGTCTACGCTTCTAGCAAGCGAAGAACTCAAGGCCGAATACGATGAGGTATTTAACTCCGTTGGCCTAAAGCGCGAAGCCCTACTGAAAGTGTTAAAGAAAAAAGCAGGGATGACCAAAGGCATTGAAGAAGCCTTTTCTACTGCTGTTGGACTACCGCAGAACGAGTTCTTGACTGCATTAGGTACGGTTGAACGAGAGGTGAAGAAGGATGCTTACGCCCAATATTCGGATATAACCTATAAGGTATTGTTCGATCCGAAAGTTGTAGAACTATTGGATGACGATGAGATTCAAAAACTGATCTCGCAGTATTCAGAAGTTTATGACCAACTGCTTGAAGAATCGCAGTTCTTTAAGCGTGGCGTATTTAACCATACCAATGCGGGGTTGGTTGCTAAGAACTTAAAGGACAACGGTTGGTTTAGAGGGGGTCATACTGTAACCCTGAAGACTGGTGATGGTGTCATCGAGATTTCGAACGAAGCCGAGTTGGGTGCGCAGATCGAAGACGAGAAACAACGCATCCTCACTGATAAGACGCTAGGCGACATGTTTGCCAAAGTTGACGGAAAACTGAGTACTAAACCGCTTCAATTGTTCAGGGAACACTTGCTTGAACATCCATATCTTGTTCCCGAACTACACGACATCAACGCGCTAAAACGCAGGGTTTGGATTGGTTACCTTACGACCATGAAATCTGAGTTTGTTGCCCTGTTGGACGAGTATGACGCAAGCGTGGAGAAATTGAAGGGCATCGTTGTCAAAGCGGAAGCAGAACTGACGCATTGGGAAAAGGTGATTTCTAAGTTCAACAAGAGGTTTACGGTCCCGTTCAAGGTTGGTGTTAAGAACAAGGCCGATGCGGTTTTGGGTATCGAAGGACCGCAGATCGAATTTATTTTTAAGGACACGGATGGTAACGCCGATAGGCGGATGGCACCTGACAAACTTTCACAGGTTTTGAGTAATGGTGAACGCCGAGCTTTGTATATCTTGAACATCATTTTTGAAGTTGAAGCGTTGACGAACGCCCAGCATGAAACGCTTCTTGTGGTCGATGATATTGCGGACTCGTTCGACTACAAAAACAAATACGCCATTATTGAATATCTAAAGGATATCAGTCGCGTGGATCACTTCCACCTCATGGTTCTTACCCATAACTTCGATTTTTATCGAACCGTCAAGGGGCGGCTTAATGTCTTCAATCCGAATAAACTGATCGCAGGTCGTTTCGAAAATGAGATACGTTTTCAAGGTGATTCAATGGGGGATAACCCGATTGGCGCTTGGACTGGTGCATTGGACGATCCCAAGTGCATGGTCGGGTGCATCCCATTTGTGAGAAATCTCGCGGAGTACAGTGGCGATAATGAAACCTTCACCAGTCTTACGAACCTACTTCATGTTAAGGCAGCGTCTGATGCAGTCACATTTGATGACCTCAAAACGGTCTTCCAAGGGACTCTCTCCCCCAACATGACGAACGATTGCTACAGCGGGGACGAGTCAGTCTTGGTGAAGGTCACCTCTATGTGCGGGGATATCATTGATGCGCCGCTCGACGAGGTAGAGTTACTGGACAAGGTAATCTTATCCATGGGTATTCGTCTTGCAACCGAACGCTTCATCATTAGCAAATTGGCCGATCCGAACTTCGCCAACGGGATAGCGAAGCGTCAAACGAGCAAGCTAATCAAGCAATATGATCGTGAAAACGACGATGAAGTTGCAATGGCATTGTTCGAGCAAGTCTTACTTATGACTCCTGAGAACATTCATATGAACTCATTCATGTTTGAACCGATATTGGACATGGCCCCGATGCACTTGCATGATCTCTACCGTGGGATAACGGCGTTGAACAATTGA